One part of the Sulfolobus tengchongensis genome encodes these proteins:
- a CDS encoding 4-hydroxybenzoate octaprenyltransferase, with product MSWDPGGLNKNTKNKFYIIMKFLRIEQTFFSLPMAYLGAFVAIRGVPPVSTMILIFFALFFLRAAGMTNDNLADVDIDAKNPRTRNRPLVTGAIKINEAKVMIVTSLVLFFVTAYFVNIWAFVLSPIVALIVMTYPYMKRYTAFANYHLASIQGLAVFSGAVAALGLYYDSLSQILLRVPWFFVIGTILWAVGFDLYNHIPDAKFDKEMGLHSFAVLLGDKALTFAGLNQLLSVVLDLAGDLYYRLGPIAIVATIIHGLIMAYAYYLASQKNNFGKAFYYNIYSSIVLGLGVDIDVVLGIPF from the coding sequence GTGAGTTGGGATCCTGGCGGATTAAACAAGAATACGAAAAACAAGTTTTACATAATTATGAAATTCCTAAGGATAGAGCAGACATTTTTCAGTTTACCAATGGCATATTTAGGCGCCTTCGTAGCAATCAGGGGAGTTCCACCAGTTTCAACCATGATATTGATTTTTTTTGCATTATTCTTCTTAAGAGCTGCGGGTATGACTAACGATAATTTAGCTGACGTTGATATAGACGCTAAGAACCCGAGAACTAGGAATAGGCCTTTAGTAACAGGTGCAATAAAAATAAATGAGGCTAAAGTGATGATAGTTACTTCGCTTGTTCTATTCTTTGTTACTGCGTATTTTGTTAACATTTGGGCATTTGTTTTGTCCCCTATTGTGGCTTTAATAGTGATGACATATCCTTATATGAAAAGGTATACCGCATTTGCAAATTATCATTTAGCATCTATTCAAGGTTTAGCTGTATTCAGTGGTGCAGTAGCAGCACTAGGGTTATATTACGATTCGTTAAGTCAGATATTGCTAAGAGTTCCTTGGTTTTTCGTGATTGGCACGATATTATGGGCTGTGGGCTTTGATCTATATAATCATATCCCTGATGCTAAGTTTGATAAGGAGATGGGACTACACAGTTTTGCAGTGTTATTAGGAGATAAGGCTTTGACTTTCGCGGGACTTAATCAATTGCTCTCTGTTGTTCTTGATCTTGCAGGTGATTTATATTATAGATTAGGTCCTATAGCAATAGTGGCAACTATCATACATGGTCTTATAATGGCTTATGCTTATTATTTAGCATCGCAGAAAAATAATTTTGGTAAAGCATTCTATTATAATATTTATTCATCTATTGTTTTAGGTCTAGGAGTTGATATAGATGTCGTACTAGGTATACCATTTTAG
- a CDS encoding ABC transporter substrate-binding protein translates to MNVRVYNQFLDDYVTVIRPINKIVSLDPASTETVFLLGLGDKIVATDAFSYRPSEAKKVLKIGSYTHVNVELLEQIKPDIIFTTGGAQKELTKKLINLGFNLYPLPVPVNISGILNNILLIGNVLGVFNRARKLYYNLYEVIYNLRVARDKKIKVYVELDLGGPITVGFPTHISDGISLVGGTNIFDDISEAYFTPKDKEILERDPDIIIYEPKRLTEYEKERFFNILQKRGLVSLLSKRIILSKGDYLAHMGPSFITDTLLWLKSVLS, encoded by the coding sequence GTGAATGTGAGAGTTTATAATCAGTTTTTAGACGACTATGTTACAGTTATAAGGCCTATTAATAAAATAGTTAGCCTAGATCCAGCCTCTACTGAAACAGTGTTTCTTTTAGGTTTAGGGGATAAGATTGTCGCGACTGACGCCTTTAGTTATAGACCAAGTGAAGCTAAGAAGGTTCTTAAAATAGGGAGTTATACTCATGTAAATGTTGAGCTTTTAGAGCAAATTAAACCTGATATAATTTTCACTACTGGAGGAGCTCAAAAAGAACTTACGAAAAAATTAATAAATTTGGGATTTAATTTATATCCTTTACCTGTTCCAGTTAATATTTCTGGGATATTGAATAATATCCTGCTAATCGGTAATGTATTAGGTGTTTTTAACAGAGCGAGAAAATTGTATTACAATCTATACGAAGTTATATACAATCTTAGAGTTGCTCGTGATAAGAAAATTAAGGTTTACGTTGAGTTAGATCTAGGTGGTCCTATAACAGTAGGTTTCCCTACTCATATCAGTGATGGTATCTCGCTTGTTGGGGGCACTAACATTTTTGACGATATTTCAGAAGCTTACTTTACACCTAAAGATAAGGAAATTTTAGAAAGAGATCCAGACATTATCATTTACGAGCCGAAGAGACTCACAGAATACGAGAAAGAGCGATTTTTTAATATTTTGCAGAAGCGAGGCTTAGTTTCATTACTAAGTAAACGTATAATTCTATCCAAAGGGGATTATCTTGCTCATATGGGTCCTAGTTTTATAACCGATACACTGTTATGGTTAAAATCAGTACTTTCTTGA
- the cimA gene encoding citramalate synthase — MFFHLCLVFKKSVEVLDTTLRDGSQGANISFTLNDKIKIALMLDELGVDYIEGGWPGSNPKDEEFFKEIKKYSLSKAKIAAFGSTKRKDSSVNEDTSLNSIIKADVDVAVIFGKSWSLHVTEVLKVTKQENLDIVYDSIKYLKSHGLKVIFDAEHFYQGFKEDPEYAIEVIKTAEAAGADVIALADTNGGTPPFEIFEITKKVREILNVKLGVHTHNDIGCGVANALMAVKAGVRHVQGTINGIGERTGNADLVQIIPTLMLKMGFNVLNGRESLKKLREVSRLIYEILGLPPNPYQPYVGDNAFAHKAGVHVDAVMKVPRAYEHIDPSLVGNDRKFVISELSGTANLVSYLQKIGIVVDKKDERLKRALNKIKELETKGYSFDVGPASAILITLRELNMYENYINVEYWKVINENSGLSIGIVKVNSQLEVAEGVGPVNAIDKALRMALQRVYPEISDVKLIDYRVILPSEIKNTESVVRVTIEFTDGKINWRTEGVSKSVVEASVMALIDGLDYYLQLKKTLKVLPDKYIT, encoded by the coding sequence ATATTTTTTCACCTATGTCTGGTGTTCAAGAAATCTGTTGAGGTTCTGGATACAACATTAAGAGATGGTTCACAAGGCGCAAATATATCTTTTACTCTAAATGATAAAATTAAGATAGCGCTGATGTTAGATGAGCTTGGTGTCGACTACATCGAGGGAGGATGGCCAGGATCTAATCCTAAAGACGAGGAGTTCTTCAAAGAGATAAAAAAGTATAGTTTATCCAAAGCTAAAATAGCTGCATTCGGAAGTACAAAAAGAAAAGATAGTAGCGTTAATGAAGATACTAGCCTAAATAGTATAATAAAAGCGGATGTCGATGTTGCTGTAATATTTGGTAAATCTTGGTCCCTTCATGTGACTGAGGTTTTAAAAGTAACTAAGCAAGAGAATCTAGATATTGTATATGATAGTATAAAGTACCTCAAATCTCATGGACTTAAAGTAATATTTGATGCAGAACATTTCTACCAAGGATTTAAAGAAGATCCAGAATATGCTATTGAGGTAATTAAGACTGCAGAGGCAGCCGGAGCTGATGTAATTGCTCTAGCGGATACAAATGGTGGTACTCCCCCATTCGAGATTTTTGAGATTACTAAAAAAGTTAGGGAAATATTAAATGTAAAATTGGGTGTTCATACGCATAATGATATAGGTTGTGGAGTTGCGAACGCTTTAATGGCTGTAAAGGCAGGTGTAAGGCATGTCCAAGGTACGATAAACGGAATAGGAGAGAGAACTGGTAATGCAGATCTAGTACAAATAATACCGACATTGATGTTAAAGATGGGATTTAACGTATTAAATGGAAGAGAGAGTTTAAAGAAGTTACGTGAGGTTTCGAGACTAATATATGAAATCCTAGGATTACCTCCTAATCCCTATCAACCTTATGTTGGCGATAACGCATTTGCTCACAAAGCTGGTGTGCATGTAGACGCTGTAATGAAAGTTCCCAGAGCATATGAGCACATTGATCCTTCATTAGTAGGAAATGATAGAAAGTTTGTAATTTCGGAATTATCTGGAACTGCTAACCTAGTGTCATATTTACAAAAAATAGGGATAGTTGTTGATAAGAAAGATGAAAGACTTAAGAGAGCACTAAATAAAATTAAAGAATTAGAGACTAAAGGTTATAGCTTTGATGTAGGTCCAGCTTCCGCCATACTGATTACTTTGAGAGAACTAAACATGTACGAGAATTACATAAATGTGGAATATTGGAAGGTTATAAACGAAAATAGCGGTCTTTCAATAGGAATAGTTAAGGTTAACTCACAACTTGAAGTTGCGGAAGGCGTAGGTCCAGTTAATGCAATAGATAAGGCATTGAGGATGGCTCTTCAAAGAGTATATCCAGAAATTAGTGATGTAAAATTAATAGACTATAGAGTAATATTGCCTAGTGAGATTAAGAATACGGAGAGCGTAGTAAGAGTTACAATAGAATTTACTGATGGCAAAATAAATTGGAGAACTGAGGGAGTATCTAAGAGTGTCGTAGAGGCATCTGTCATGGCGTTAATAGATGGGTTAGACTATTACCTTCAATTAAAGAAGACATTAAAAGTGCTTCCTGATAAATATATTACGTGA